From Cucumis melo cultivar AY chromosome 3, USDA_Cmelo_AY_1.0, whole genome shotgun sequence:
ATTTATTAAGAATTTAAAAGCCAAGAAGATCATAAtactactaataataataataatgcaatAATACACCAAAAAAGAGAGTgaataatatttatttgaagACAACTAAAGTGTAGGAAAAACAATGGCAAATGAttgtctttttttaaaaaaagaaaaggtagtTAGCAACAATACAACATTATATATATGGAGACAGCCTAGCATGAATGTTTTATAATGACACCATATGCtcataaatgaaataatatTGTGTATACAACCTCAAAAAACCTAACATTCTACCAATatacccaattaattaaatttaatagggaatattaaacaataataatttggagGAAAAAGGATATTCAATTTCTTAATCTTAGCCATAGAAAGGATTTGGATTCCCATATTTGACCTAGCTTCTATTAATCATTTTTTTGCCACAAGTGTGCATGGAGATCATTAGAAATTTCCCACTTTTCTCCACCCCTCTTTGGGCAGCCTggattctttcttttcttaattttcaatttattttacataATCGATCATGTTGATGTATTGGAAGAACAAATTCATAAAATTATCAACTATATATTTCAATGTGGAAGCAAAGTGTAGGTAGGGTCGATTAACATGAATCTTTTGTATTAAAATACTTCCATAAAGATTTGTATGGAGGTCAAAATTTCGAATCatttttattgtaatttttgccTAATTGTAATTCTTAAgaactattttttatttatttattaaatactTTTCTGAGTGAGTGTATTAAGTTGATTTTCGATCATGTGtgtaaaatattaaatactTTGAGTAAGAAGTTTGGGTCCATAACATTGTTTGATTGTGTAGGTGATGCATGCTCAAAACATAATTGGATCTCAAAATGGTATGGACCGAATATTATTGTTATAGTTCGTGGTTTGAGAATTACACCTTGAGTCAAATTGAACtaagtttaatttaattgtaGTACTTGTTGTTGATGATGAGTTGTATGACATAAACATACAAGCATCAGAATTCCACTCACTCACAAGTGGAGAAACACTTTTTTGAAGCTAGTTGCACACTAGAAGGGTTTTGGCTAGCTGTCCAAAAAACTTAAAAGGTACCGATTACCAAATGAATCTTTAGACAAACAAAAAATATGTAATGATTGGTTACTTCAAACCAAACACGTAAATAATACAAGAGGAATCGTGCACATAGAAGATACTATTCCAAGTTGAGTCTCTCCTTTAAATGTAGTTTATAGCACAAGAGAGCTAGCTAACACATAAGTTCATGACTAACTTTAAGTTAAAGATCGAAAACATAATTGGTCATTACAGATCAAGAAAGCATAAAAAGCGAATGAAATCGAACATCCAAATGGGCATGAGAGAGCCAAAAACCAATTCAATTCAACTTTGATCATACCATGATTTTGTGAGCTCTAGGTCAAACCTCCTATTAATACATTCTAATTATTATACCATGAATTATTATACCATGGAAGGTAACCTCAGTATATATAATCTACAAATTAAAAGTTATGTGTGTTAGTGTTACCAATATCCTATATAAATTTTAGTGTTAACATATACTTGTAAGATTATGGTAATTTAAACTATATGTAAAccatagttttttcttttcttttcttttctcattcaCATTTTTATTTGTTGACGTGAAGTTATTGTTGTTTGCATTTTTTATCCAATTCATTATTCTTATGAAAATACTTAATTAAATGTGcacttttttctttcaattttgttGTTTGGTTTTGCTATATAAAACCtaatttttgtttctattttggTCATCTCTTACCCATTTctaattttagaattttttttcccCACCTTGATCCATTTTCCATTCAACAAAGTAtctttaattttattctttattagAAGATGATTTGTTTTTTCATATTGTCAAAATCGTCCTTGATAAATCATATATTGTCTATAATTAACCACACGACCCTACAAAACATGGTCTAACTTTCATCATAAAATATAGACCACaaattgataagaaaaaatgaaacTTGTGATTGGTTGTATTATGAatattaattaagttttttaaCTTGCAATCGTAAGAAAAAGCTCCCAAAATTAAGgtataaaagaatatatatatatatatataatgaaaaattTTATTGAAGATAACAAAATTACAAACAAGCAAAATTAGTCTAtttcattgatagaatctaaatttttactatatattataaatattttcattaaatttgtcatttacagtaacttttcaattataaaaagataaatataatggattttttttttcttttccagaaaaatgaaaacaaattaaaataccataaataaattttcatatggcttttttttttttgacggtttttctaaatcaaacaaaaattgattttttttctaaaagttaacaaaattttataacaaaatatttaaaaaatgtaaactaaAATGATTTATAGTCTTCTCAGGCCGAAGTGTAAATTAAaccaaacaaaagaaaatgtaCATTCCATTTAATTAGAAAAATTGgtatgaataaaaaaaaatatttacaaaatatagcaaaaatttcaaataagCTACatgaattttactatatttttataaataattttaatattttgctaaGGTTGAAAACATCTCAATAACCATTggttttaggtttgttttaattGTCCTAcatcaacaaaaagaaaattcatcCTTATTTATAtacatcttttaaaaaaataaaaataataattgtattgATTACTTCTTAGAAAAAACAATGTAGTAATATAAACCCACTCCAGAAGGTGACGTGAAAACGATATAAACAAAGAATACAGAGtctaataaaaaattaatcatttgTTTAATTATGTATAGCTTTCACGTATGTCATTGTTgccttcttttttgttttaaactttGTTTCGTCATCTAAATAAGTGAGAAAGGGAGGGAAGTTTTTTGGTTTGTCATCTTTTGTTGTATAAATAATTCATTACAATAATTGTGTATATCAtgatctatctatctatctatctatctatatatatatatatatatatataattttagttttataGGTTTGGGTATAAAAGTGGCAATAACAATCCGCTgaccaaataaagaaaacaaataatgGCATCATTCAAACTCAGTTGCTTTTCTCTTTTGATCATATTTTAGGCTTTCTGTGTCTATTTGTATTTGTgtgtgttttcttttctttttctttttatatgttTTCCAGATTTTCTACTGTTGAAAATTTCAACTTATTGTTCCTCAAGTCGTTGTCAAATTCAATAGAAATGTCTATGAAAATATTAACATTTCATTTTAAGTGtgaattttggtttaatttctcTGCCACACAAATCGTagaaaaacaaacaataaataagtaaataaatatacaaacacaacgTATCTTTTTTAAATTGAGTAATAATTAGGTACAAATTATAAATATTCATTCatgtaaataaaaatttaaaataatatctaAAAAATTAAGTGCATATATGCATAcccatttattttattttttttagtttttgaaaattaattttcaaaaaattgatAACTAATTCTCCATTTAATTATCAAACGCacgaaaacaaaaaattaaaatggatGTTAAACAGAACATAAATTGTTTGGCATTTCATTTTCATCCTCCCAATATTGTTCTACTTTAACAAAAATTGTTTTGGAACTTTACAGAATTAAAATATTAGAATTTGACACGacttaatgaaaaaaaaaaaaaaaccctatttATTTAACAAACTTGACTCATTCAAAGAAATAATAACTCTATTTGTCAAACtttgaaaatataatatatatttaattttggtaaAAAACAACAGCAACCTTTCAATTTTGGTTAAACTTTCCCTCAGTTATTAattgcaaaaaataaaaaattaacaaaaagacgtttcaattttaagaaattaaaactTCAAAACTCGATTCCCTTCaacattataattaaaaaaaacccttCAATCTCCTCATTCAACATAACatacaaaaaggaaaataagtCTCTCATTATTATTAGATAATCcatttgttttctattttttattcttcaaaatcaatttttaaaaaacatgtGTTTAATAACTCaacttttttatttgtattaggaaggaaaattgaaaatagaaaaaataaaaaaaatgcttttataacaaaatttttatGTATGTTTGATAACTGATTTGATTTGTTTCCTGATGTTTAAAACCAAAATGTATTttaaagaagtttttttttttcttcatcctcataatttctaaaatttaactttcagaaagaaaaaaaacaaaaactaatttATTCTGATCGTATTGTAAgcaatagaaaataataatatcgTTAAGAAAATGATTAATTTAAATACAATTTTAGGTTTGCCTAATTGATGAAGGAAAAAAAGGTTTCCAAAATTCGTTTGTTGAACAAACTTGACAGAGAAGcaagttttgtttttgttaattttgttttttcttttaaaggaGTTTCTATTTTGTACCATCTCCTTtgtatttaaacataaaatggatctttccataacaaaattgtatatatcgaaaattatttttaaattatcaaACAAAACATTCCATAAATTTACATTGTCAACTATTTGGAAAAACAAGTTGTTAATAAAATCAGTAAAGGAAAAGTACTACCAAGAACAAAGTCCATAGaagattatattatataaaaactataattattattattatatcattattaAAACAAACACTTTCAACATACGAAAACAACTCATGCACTAAGGTCTAAATCTACATTCTCAATATACTTAACAACAAGTCGAAATTAGAGGTCGAATGTTCTATACTCTATCTCGACATTGTTATTCTAAGAATACAAAATATATTGtgtgaaaagaaaataaataaaattaattgttaaaaaaaattatgaggTTTGTTTTTGTATTCTCTGTGTTGGTGAACcctaaaaagttaaaataatatacacaaggggaaaaaaaaagcaataaGGTAAGAAAATCTACGAGGAAACACTCAATCATAAGGACTGCCATGCCATTCTATACCCGTCCGCCGTCTCAAACCCGAACCATCTTTGCGTCAGCAATCTCAACCGATCATCTCTAACCTCACAGAATTTCCTTGGCCACTCCGGCGGCTCCACTGCCCTGTTCCCCAGCCCCGGCGCCCTGTCCTTCGACGTTGGATTCGCCGAATCTTTCCAATCCACCACGTAGGCCGACACGCGCCTTCGGAACTTCATTCGAAACTCCGGCCACGCTTGGTATTTGTAATGATTTACCACCGCCTCTTCCAGCCTCATCTGCTTCGATTGAAACTCTTTTCTCAATTTAAAATGGTGAATCACATTCAACAACGAACGATCCACGGCGTCCAATAACACAATCGATTTAtgtctttcttctatttttctcCTGCAATTGTAGCCCTGTGTTACTCCCTCCACCGGATGCGAGATACGATCGGACGGTCCATAGTCGTTGCACATGACTGTGATCATTCCGATTCCGCTGTTCTGCGTCGGGAGTAGAGATTTCAGCATGTTCTTCGACGGTTTCAATGAGTTTAACCACGAAGGGGAAAAGACGAATTCGTCGATGTCGACGAACATCATCCATTTGCATGATTTCTTCGAATACTCAACGCTGTGAGAAAATCCAGCCTCCTGCGTTTTAGGCCAAATCCAAAAAACGATCTCGATGTTGTATCCTTCTTGTTTCAATCCCTTCGCGACGGCGGAAATTTCATCGTCGCTGCCGTTGTCGTATAGAATGAACTTCTCAACGCCGATTCTCGAGTAGTACATCACCCACTCCCTCAAGAACTTTCCGACGTTGTACACCATCGTACAAGCACAAATCATTGATTGCGCCTCAGTCTTCACTAAGCCGCCACCGTCGCCGCTGCCACTGCCGCTGCGGCGCGGTGAGTAATACGCGACGGACGGCACGAGGATGTTTTTCCCTCTCGCGTCGAGAATTTCGAGAGTAACTTTGAATTTGTCGTGATCGTCTCTGGTCGTTAAATTCGGATGACGACATCGGAACACCTCCTGCACGGAGCTGGTAACGGCAGTTCGAACGGCGCCATCACCATCGCCAAACACGCAGTTTAAATCAGTCGGTTGCCGGTTACTTCCTTGACGATTGTTCACGCCTTTGACGAACAGAACGACATCGTCCTCTGTTTCAAAAGCTTCATAAGCGAAAAAAGTCCACCTCATCAATTCCGGCGccggagaagaagaagacaaagacGACGAAAATTCCTTGTCCGGCGATTTGGTTAGCAACGGTTGAAGAAACGGCCGGAGACGACGGACGGACTCCGGCATAAGACACTTAAACGTGAGCCGACCAGTAAAATCCAAAACCCCAGAGAAATTAGCCGATGAAGTAGCATTGTTCTGAAACAAACAGAGAAAGTCCCGGAGAGAATCCGGAGAAGAAAGCGGCGTGTCGATTGAAGAAATCAGAAGAACTTCCCAATCGGGTAGAAGGAGCGAAACCGTCGGAATAGGATCGAGAATGGAAGAGACGTGGCGAGTCCGGTGAGTGAGTTGTTGAGGGAAGTCGGGATTAGTTTCATGGAGAGCGTAATGAACAACAGAATTAGCAGAGCGCGAAGGAAGAAGGTTAGACGAAGacgaagatgaagaagaagaagaagaaaaatttagATCGGAGCCAAAGAAGAAGGCCTTACGGGATAATTGAAAgacaaagagaaaaaagaaggcgaCGGAGAAGAGGAGGCCGGTGAAGCGCGGCTTCCGCCGCATGGTTGTGGGAGGAATTTCAAAGGATTTGGAGAGGAGAGTTGGCGGTGATGGGAGTTGCGTCACAGGCGGCGGGGGAGGGGTGGAGTATGGAGGGggggttatatatatatatatatatatacgttatTATAAAAGAAAGGCGATATACGTGGAAGGTGTTGATTGGTGGTCGTGTTTGCCTGCTGGGTTTCCGTATATTGACTTAACTCACCCACATGGTAATTAAAAGGGGAGGGGGGGATTAAGAAGGAATTAATGTAGGGATTTGAGAGAAGTAAACGCTTAACAAATATATAGGGAAAATTTACCCGAATGTTTGCACTAATCACATCTTGTTTTTCCTATTTTGGTTTCTTTATTTCTCAATTAATTAGtattatcatcatcatttcaaatatattttctGTCCCTAACAATTTGAgttctttatttatttcccatctTAACTTTCAAATGGTTAATTCTAACGTTAATTCTTAATTAGTTTCATTTTTACTATTTCTTATTactattaaaactaattttattttttcaatttcataattaaataataaacataGACTAAAAATTAATGTGTTTACAATTGTTTGATTCAAACCTAACATACATcacaatttttaaatttgttcattattatctctctctctctctctctctttttaattAATGGATGTCTTATCTTAAATTCTTAATTAATAGACAAATATTTGAGTCTTTAAGCTACCTATAATATCATATTATAACATTTCAGATGATTAGATTATCAAATGAGTTTAGGTTTAATGGCTAAATAAAATAGTTTAGAGACCAAAAATGTAATATAATTAAAACCTTGGCTtactaattatttattttttgaatatttGACTTAATTGATAATATAAGTGAATGGGAGTTTTGAACCCTAAACCAAATTTCTTAAAATAGATtataaaaagttttaaatttacAAGCTTGGTTTTGAGTTTGTTATACTGTCCCATAGTTTTAAAAAGTTTCTAACAAAGATTAAGAcatctaatttattttttacatgAAGTTTATTTTCTCTAAATATTTTACTATGTTTTGCATTTTCGGTTAAAAGAGTTGAATCGTTAGTTAAATTCTaataacaaaaacaagtttttgttttcttttaaatacttttttaattttcaagaTGTTGTTTGGTTTATGAAAACATTGGTAGAAAAAATATACGACGTCGCAATAGACAAAATATCTAGAAATAAAAATGatgtttataaacttaatttttcaaaactaaaaaaaaaaaaccaatgatAATCAAACGGTGTCTAAAACTATAATATAAGTTTTCAAGTATactcatttattatttttaatgttCGTGTAAAACATTGTATTATTAATTCACACGAAAGTCGACTTTTAGTAAGTTTAAGTATTTGATAATATAAACATTAAACCTAACCGAGTCAAGAGGTGGAGCCACATAGGGCAAGGGGTGCATACATGTCAccctatatatacatatatagttGTGTTCCAAAACGAAGCTTTGACAAGGAGTCATATGGTCCTTTTTATCGTAATTGTGCCTCCTCCGACTATATTTAGAAACATATTTTAAAGTACGCAAGCTAAACTTTTAACCTTCTTATATAAAATTGTGCCCTCAAACATGAGTTCTAGCTCCACCACTGATCAAATCAAGAATGAAGAAGATTAAGAAAAGTAGATAATGAGACgagagagaggaaaaaatgGAATAACGTGCGGAATGGACAAAGTTGACTTGTAAAGTTTCAATTAGCCAAGAAGGAAAAAGTTTACAATGCCAAAGGAATAATAACATTAACTTCCCCACAACACTGTCCTCTTTGGACAACGTTT
This genomic window contains:
- the LOC103502651 gene encoding glycosyltransferase family 92 protein At1g27200, with product MRRKPRFTGLLFSVAFFFLFVFQLSRKAFFFGSDLNFSSSSSSSSSSSNLLPSRSANSVVHYALHETNPDFPQQLTHRTRHVSSILDPIPTVSLLLPDWEVLLISSIDTPLSSPDSLRDFLCLFQNNATSSANFSGVLDFTGRLTFKCLMPESVRRLRPFLQPLLTKSPDKEFSSSLSSSSPAPELMRWTFFAYEAFETEDDVVLFVKGVNNRQGSNRQPTDLNCVFGDGDGAVRTAVTSSVQEVFRCRHPNLTTRDDHDKFKVTLEILDARGKNILVPSVAYYSPRRSGSGSGDGGGLVKTEAQSMICACTMVYNVGKFLREWVMYYSRIGVEKFILYDNGSDDEISAVAKGLKQEGYNIEIVFWIWPKTQEAGFSHSVEYSKKSCKWMMFVDIDEFVFSPSWLNSLKPSKNMLKSLLPTQNSGIGMITVMCNDYGPSDRISHPVEGVTQGYNCRRKIEERHKSIVLLDAVDRSLLNVIHHFKLRKEFQSKQMRLEEAVVNHYKYQAWPEFRMKFRRRVSAYVVDWKDSANPTSKDRAPGLGNRAVEPPEWPRKFCEVRDDRLRLLTQRWFGFETADGYRMAWQSL